A region from the Candidatus Deferrimicrobiaceae bacterium genome encodes:
- a CDS encoding 3-isopropylmalate dehydratase, with protein MILKGRAWKYGDDVDTDVIIPARYLNTSDPKELARHCMEDIDKEYANKVAPGDFLVAGKNFGCGSSREHAPIAIKASGASAVIARSFARIFYR; from the coding sequence AATACGGGGACGACGTCGACACCGACGTCATCATCCCCGCCCGGTACCTGAACACCTCCGATCCGAAGGAACTTGCCCGCCATTGCATGGAGGACATCGACAAGGAATACGCCAACAAGGTGGCCCCCGGAGACTTCCTCGTGGCGGGGAAGAATTTCGGGTGCGGTTCCTCGCGTGAGCACGCCCCCATCGCCATCAAGGCGTCCGGGGCCTCCGCCGTGATCGCCCGGTCGTTCGCGCGGATCTTCTACCGGAA